One Serinicoccus chungangensis genomic window carries:
- a CDS encoding beta-propeller domain-containing protein → MTPSSGRRTALLASLLAVPLALGACTPADVVAPPRAGAAELTDFTSCEELLDYVHEHALERVGPWGLGTGAGWFGEEMATEDSGAADSSVGGGDGAGTAVEGTDFSGTNNQEEGVEEPDVLQTDGEILVTTRGGRLVVVDVDTRAEVGALRLPGRDVGSDAELLLDRTSGQVIVLTREWPQQVTPMPTPDAAEGLTSFPAFQPTRTVVTLVDVSDPANPTAGGTLRLEGDYRSARMQDGTARVVMVTAPPGLAFVRPRTASLVAEEEAERANRAIVEASTLDDWLPHLQTVQGTRSDGTRLAVPCEDVARPPEFSGLTTLSVLTFDLAQDELELTSAGGLIASGSTVYASTDRLVVATSAWEAWALTDGADAAMPRGAGGATTTALHTFDLTDPASTDHVASGTVPGRLLNQFSLDESQGTIRVATTTDASGSTPSSSSLVVLAEEGDRLVEQGRVDGLGETEQIYAVRYLSPDTAAVVTFRQTDPLYLLDTSDPSRPRVTGELKIPGYSAYLHPVGEDLLLGVGQDATDDGRTTGLQVSLFDISDPAAPTQVAKQTWADHGSGAEYDHRAFTWWPRTGQLFLPAEAWTETAQWTGVVSAGVDVDAGGLSQGPRLQLGGDTSAAWDHARRTLVIGDHLWVLGEGTLHVADLATLEPVGTVTL, encoded by the coding sequence ATGACACCGTCGTCCGGCCGCCGCACCGCCCTTCTCGCCTCCCTGCTCGCCGTGCCGCTGGCGCTCGGGGCCTGCACCCCGGCCGACGTCGTCGCTCCGCCGCGCGCCGGGGCCGCCGAGCTCACCGACTTCACCTCCTGCGAGGAGCTGCTCGACTACGTCCACGAGCACGCGCTGGAGCGGGTCGGACCGTGGGGCCTGGGCACCGGGGCGGGGTGGTTCGGCGAGGAGATGGCGACGGAGGACTCCGGCGCCGCCGACAGCTCGGTCGGGGGTGGCGACGGCGCGGGGACCGCCGTGGAGGGCACGGACTTCTCCGGCACCAACAACCAGGAGGAGGGCGTGGAGGAGCCCGACGTCCTGCAGACCGACGGCGAGATCCTCGTCACCACCCGCGGCGGCCGGCTCGTCGTCGTCGACGTCGACACCCGGGCGGAGGTCGGTGCCCTGCGGCTGCCGGGGCGCGACGTCGGGTCCGACGCGGAGCTGCTGCTGGACCGCACCTCCGGACAGGTGATCGTGCTCACCCGGGAGTGGCCGCAGCAGGTCACCCCCATGCCGACCCCCGACGCCGCCGAGGGGCTGACCTCCTTCCCCGCGTTCCAGCCCACCCGCACCGTCGTCACCCTCGTCGACGTCTCCGACCCGGCGAACCCGACGGCCGGTGGCACGCTGCGGCTGGAGGGCGACTACCGGTCCGCGCGGATGCAGGACGGCACCGCCCGGGTCGTCATGGTCACCGCGCCGCCCGGGCTGGCGTTCGTCCGGCCGCGCACCGCCAGCCTGGTCGCCGAGGAGGAGGCCGAGCGGGCCAACCGGGCCATCGTCGAGGCCTCGACGCTCGACGACTGGCTGCCGCACCTGCAGACCGTCCAGGGCACCCGCTCCGACGGCACCCGGCTCGCGGTGCCGTGCGAGGACGTCGCCCGACCGCCGGAGTTCTCCGGGCTCACCACCCTGTCCGTCCTCACCTTCGACCTCGCGCAGGACGAGCTCGAGCTCACCTCCGCCGGGGGCCTGATCGCCTCCGGCTCCACGGTGTACGCCTCGACCGACCGCCTGGTCGTCGCCACCAGCGCGTGGGAGGCCTGGGCCCTCACGGACGGCGCGGACGCCGCGATGCCGCGGGGCGCCGGAGGGGCGACCACCACCGCGCTGCACACCTTCGACCTCACCGACCCGGCCTCCACCGACCACGTCGCCTCGGGGACCGTGCCCGGGCGCCTGCTCAACCAGTTCAGCCTGGACGAGAGCCAGGGGACGATCCGGGTCGCCACGACCACCGACGCGTCCGGCAGCACCCCCTCCAGCAGCTCGCTGGTCGTGCTCGCCGAGGAGGGCGACCGGCTGGTCGAGCAGGGGCGCGTCGACGGCCTCGGCGAGACCGAGCAGATCTACGCGGTGCGCTACCTCTCCCCCGACACCGCGGCGGTGGTGACCTTCCGGCAGACCGACCCGCTCTACCTCCTCGACACCTCCGACCCGAGCCGGCCCCGGGTGACCGGCGAGCTGAAGATCCCCGGCTACTCGGCATACCTGCACCCGGTGGGCGAGGACCTGCTGCTCGGCGTCGGGCAGGACGCCACCGACGACGGCCGGACGACCGGGCTGCAGGTCTCGCTGTTCGACATCTCCGACCCGGCCGCCCCGACGCAGGTGGCCAAGCAGACCTGGGCCGACCACGGGTCCGGCGCGGAGTACGACCACCGGGCCTTCACGTGGTGGCCGCGGACCGGGCAGCTCTTCCTGCCCGCCGAGGCCTGGACCGAGACCGCGCAGTGGACGGGCGTCGTCTCGGCCGGCGTCGACGTCGACGCCGGTGGGCTGTCGCAGGGGCCGCGCCTCCAGCTGGGCGGCGACACCTCCGCGGCCTGGGACCACGCGCGTCGCACCCTCGTCATCGGCGACCACCTGTGGGTCCTCGGCGAGGGCACGCTGCACGTGGCCGACCTCGCGACCCTCGAGCCGGTGGGCACCGTGACCCTCTGA
- the lpdA gene encoding dihydrolipoyl dehydrogenase, whose translation MADHYDVVVLGAGPGGYVAAIRASQLGKKVAVVEKKYWGGVCLNVGCIPSKALIRNAEIAHLLQHDKKKYGIEGDATMSYGPTFQRSRSVSSGIVKGVHYLMKKNKITEVDGWGTLTSATSMDVKDDDGNTSQLTFDDLILATGSVTRMLPGVEVSKNVVTYEEQILDEELPGSIVIAGSGAIGVEFAYVMANFGVDVTIVEFLDRIVPLEEPEISKALAKEYKKLGIKMMTSTKVENVEDTGDGVKVTVTPADGGDSQTLEADKLLSAIGFAPRVEGFGLENVGVELTERGAIAIDDYMRTNVDGVYAIGDVTAKLMLAHTAEAQGIVAAETLAGAETMPLDYTFIPRATYCHPQIASMGLTEQAAKDAGHEVKTAQFPFSANGKAMGLGDGIGFVKVVADAKYNEILGAHLIGPDVTELLPVLNLAQTWDLTADEMSRTVFAHPTLGEAVKEAVHGIAGHMINL comes from the coding sequence ATGGCCGATCACTATGACGTTGTTGTCCTGGGCGCCGGTCCCGGCGGGTATGTCGCGGCGATCCGCGCGTCCCAGCTGGGCAAGAAGGTGGCCGTCGTCGAGAAGAAGTACTGGGGCGGTGTCTGCCTCAACGTCGGGTGCATCCCGAGCAAGGCCCTGATCCGCAACGCGGAGATCGCGCACCTGCTCCAGCACGACAAGAAGAAGTACGGCATCGAGGGTGATGCCACCATGTCCTACGGGCCGACCTTCCAGCGCTCCCGCTCGGTCAGCAGCGGCATCGTCAAGGGCGTGCACTACCTCATGAAGAAGAACAAGATCACCGAGGTGGACGGCTGGGGGACGCTGACCTCGGCCACCTCGATGGACGTCAAGGACGACGACGGCAACACCAGCCAACTCACCTTCGACGACCTCATCCTGGCCACCGGGTCGGTCACCAGGATGCTGCCCGGTGTCGAGGTCAGCAAGAACGTCGTGACCTACGAGGAGCAGATCCTCGACGAGGAGCTGCCGGGCTCCATCGTCATCGCCGGCTCGGGGGCCATCGGTGTGGAGTTCGCCTACGTCATGGCCAACTTCGGCGTGGACGTCACCATCGTCGAGTTCCTCGACCGGATCGTCCCCCTCGAGGAGCCGGAGATCTCCAAGGCGCTGGCCAAGGAGTACAAGAAGCTCGGCATCAAGATGATGACCAGCACCAAGGTCGAGAACGTCGAGGACACCGGTGACGGCGTCAAGGTCACCGTGACCCCGGCCGACGGCGGGGACTCCCAGACGCTGGAGGCCGACAAGCTGCTCTCCGCCATCGGCTTCGCGCCGCGGGTCGAGGGCTTCGGGCTGGAGAACGTCGGCGTCGAGCTGACCGAGCGCGGTGCCATCGCCATCGACGACTACATGCGCACCAACGTCGACGGCGTCTACGCCATCGGTGACGTCACCGCCAAGCTCATGCTGGCGCACACCGCCGAGGCGCAGGGCATCGTGGCCGCCGAGACCCTCGCGGGTGCCGAGACCATGCCGCTGGACTACACCTTCATCCCGCGCGCGACGTACTGCCACCCGCAGATCGCCTCGATGGGCCTCACCGAGCAGGCGGCCAAGGACGCCGGCCACGAGGTCAAGACCGCGCAGTTCCCCTTCTCCGCCAACGGCAAGGCCATGGGTCTGGGCGACGGCATCGGCTTCGTCAAGGTCGTCGCCGACGCGAAGTACAACGAGATCCTCGGCGCCCACCTCATCGGTCCTGACGTCACCGAGCTGCTCCCGGTCCTCAACCTGGCGCAGACCTGGGACCTCACCGCCGACGAGATGTCGCGCACCGTCTTCGCGCACCCGACCCTCGGCGAGGCCGTCAAGGAGGCCGTGCACGGCATCGCCGGGCACATGATCAACCTCTGA
- a CDS encoding sodium:solute symporter family protein: MSPIQAWTLVFVVLTFGFYIWIAYRSRVSDTAGFYVAGGGIPAPANGAAVAADWMSAASFISMAGLIAFSQNGYAGSVFLMGWTGGYVLLALLLAPYLRKFGKYTVPDFVGDRYNETARLVSVVCALVVSFVYVAGQMAGVGVVFQRFLGVDRTWGVVIGMAIVFLYAVLGGMKGITWTQVAQYSVLIVAYIIPAVAISLQLAGNPFPQIGFGQILGELDGLQQDLGLAAYTEAFTQTSMVNMVLITAALMFGTAGLPHVIVRFYTAKSVRAARYSALWALFFISLLYTIAPAVGAFSKYNVLTQIPGSAIGDTPAWFNTWSDVGLITVTDLNGNGIIDVAGAIGEGTELAINNDIVVLAAPEIAGLPAPIVGLVAAGGLAAALSTASGLLLVISSSVANDIYWKKINPRATDAQQLRVGRIAMAAAILVAGYLGINPPGFVAEVVALAFGLAAASFFPILFLGIFWKKATAAAAATGMAVGLSVTLLYQLWTLPTFFGNEPILGIPATGIGTIGMILNLITIVVVSQFTKEPSELMQQVVEDVRYPGRSELVAAHAEGHLGEYAEEHHLDDDR, from the coding sequence GTGAGCCCCATCCAGGCCTGGACGCTCGTCTTCGTCGTCCTCACCTTCGGCTTCTACATCTGGATCGCCTACCGCAGCCGGGTCTCCGACACGGCCGGGTTCTACGTCGCCGGCGGCGGCATCCCCGCGCCGGCCAACGGTGCTGCGGTCGCGGCCGACTGGATGAGCGCCGCGTCGTTCATCTCGATGGCCGGCCTCATCGCCTTCAGCCAGAACGGCTACGCCGGCTCGGTCTTCCTCATGGGCTGGACCGGCGGCTACGTGCTGCTGGCGCTGCTGCTGGCCCCCTACCTGCGCAAGTTCGGCAAGTACACCGTGCCGGACTTCGTCGGCGACCGCTACAACGAGACCGCCCGCCTGGTCTCGGTGGTCTGCGCGCTCGTCGTGTCCTTCGTCTACGTCGCCGGGCAGATGGCCGGGGTGGGCGTGGTCTTCCAGCGCTTCCTCGGCGTCGACCGCACGTGGGGCGTCGTCATCGGCATGGCGATCGTCTTCCTCTACGCCGTGCTCGGTGGCATGAAGGGCATCACCTGGACCCAGGTCGCGCAGTACTCCGTCCTCATCGTCGCCTACATCATCCCCGCGGTGGCGATCTCGCTGCAGCTGGCCGGCAACCCGTTCCCGCAGATCGGCTTCGGGCAGATCCTCGGCGAGCTCGACGGGCTGCAGCAGGACCTCGGGCTGGCGGCCTACACCGAGGCCTTCACCCAGACCTCCATGGTCAACATGGTCCTCATCACCGCCGCCCTGATGTTCGGGACCGCGGGGCTGCCGCACGTCATCGTCCGGTTCTACACCGCGAAGTCGGTGCGGGCCGCGCGCTACTCGGCGCTGTGGGCGTTGTTCTTCATCTCGCTGCTCTACACGATCGCCCCGGCCGTCGGCGCGTTCAGCAAGTACAACGTGCTGACCCAGATCCCCGGCAGCGCGATCGGTGACACCCCGGCGTGGTTCAACACCTGGAGCGACGTCGGGCTCATCACCGTCACCGACCTCAACGGCAACGGGATCATCGACGTCGCCGGGGCCATCGGCGAGGGCACCGAGCTGGCGATCAACAACGACATCGTCGTGCTGGCCGCCCCGGAGATCGCCGGTCTCCCGGCACCCATCGTCGGCCTCGTCGCGGCCGGTGGTCTGGCGGCGGCGCTGTCCACCGCCTCCGGTCTGCTCCTGGTCATCTCCAGCTCGGTGGCCAACGACATCTACTGGAAGAAGATCAACCCGCGGGCCACCGACGCCCAGCAGCTGCGCGTCGGCCGGATCGCCATGGCCGCTGCGATCCTCGTGGCCGGCTACCTCGGGATCAACCCGCCCGGGTTCGTCGCCGAGGTGGTCGCCCTGGCGTTCGGCCTGGCCGCCGCCTCCTTCTTCCCGATCCTCTTCCTCGGGATCTTCTGGAAGAAGGCGACGGCCGCGGCGGCCGCGACCGGTATGGCGGTCGGTCTGAGCGTGACGCTGCTCTACCAGCTGTGGACGCTGCCGACCTTCTTCGGCAACGAGCCGATCCTGGGCATCCCGGCGACGGGGATCGGCACGATCGGGATGATCCTCAACCTCATCACCATCGTCGTGGTCTCCCAGTTCACCAAGGAGCCGAGCGAGCTCATGCAGCAGGTGGTCGAGGACGTCCGCTACCCCGGCCGCTCGGAGCTGGTGGCCGCCCACGCGGAGGGCCACCTGGGCGAGTACGCCGAGGAGCACCACCTCGACGACGACCGCTGA
- a CDS encoding PspC domain-containing protein, giving the protein MNENTGPAPASDLPPILPQPRPQQEREDRSSALDGVYAALRRLPARRTDDAVLGGVCATVADRLGVAPIAVRAAAVLVALLGGVGVGIYLIAWTLLPDRTGRTHLEGGLRDGRGRSVVVLALGALAALGVLGGGLSFLAAILPELVGVVALAAVGYWVWTRAQGRRPREDAAR; this is encoded by the coding sequence ATGAACGAGAACACCGGCCCCGCCCCCGCCAGCGACCTCCCTCCCATCCTGCCGCAGCCGCGTCCGCAGCAGGAGCGGGAGGACCGCTCCTCCGCGCTCGACGGCGTGTATGCCGCGCTGCGCCGCCTCCCCGCTCGCCGCACCGACGACGCGGTGCTGGGCGGCGTCTGCGCCACCGTGGCCGACCGCCTCGGTGTCGCCCCGATCGCCGTCCGCGCCGCCGCCGTCCTCGTCGCCCTCCTGGGTGGCGTCGGCGTCGGGATCTACCTCATCGCCTGGACCCTCCTGCCCGACCGCACGGGACGCACCCACCTCGAGGGCGGCCTCCGCGACGGCCGGGGCCGCTCCGTCGTCGTCCTCGCCCTCGGCGCGCTCGCCGCGCTGGGTGTGCTCGGCGGCGGGCTGTCCTTCCTCGCCGCGATCCTCCCCGAGCTCGTCGGGGTGGTCGCACTGGCCGCCGTGGGCTACTGGGTGTGGACCCGCGCCCAGGGCCGCCGGCCCCGCGAGGACGCCGCCCGCTGA
- the murJ gene encoding murein biosynthesis integral membrane protein MurJ: protein MAARWSIGRAAVLVAGLTGVSTLLGFVRDAVIAAVYGAGPQLDAYFVALGLANIVLGLLGTSLTRAATPVLAREADGEDRCSGHRTFDVVLTLAVVGIGALSVALGLAAAPVSRVLAPGLDGEAADLLVLLTRIVLVTTVLVAATDLLVALAQAHGVFRWGALQGVPFNLVMIAAAGLLGPRIGVVALAVGFVVGSLARLALQLVPVARHRWPVRPRLDLRSPGVREIGWLLPPLLLGQAMLNVNTIVDRAVASTVGDGAVTAVFLGWRLVNLPEMLVVAALVAPLYPAMAAAAGAQDRERLRALVHRGLAVSLTLLAPVAVAFFAAPQQVVTLAFGRGAFDERAVQVTAVAVVCFLPGLLALACRQVLVSACYAVGDTRGPVAVGVLAMVVNVVGDLTLAPVLGVAGIVVATSASLLVAAVLTGWLAARRHGLVPGRSTVPMLGRAAVAGLGAALTTWYVVRLAGLEQAWAGAGLALVVAAVTYQLALALLRAPERYVALQVVRQVRRR from the coding sequence GTGGCTGCCCGCTGGAGCATCGGGCGCGCCGCCGTGCTCGTCGCCGGTCTGACCGGCGTCTCGACCCTGCTCGGCTTCGTCCGGGACGCCGTCATCGCGGCCGTCTACGGCGCCGGCCCGCAGCTGGACGCCTACTTCGTCGCGCTCGGCCTGGCCAACATCGTCCTGGGGCTGCTCGGCACGTCCCTCACCCGGGCCGCGACGCCGGTGCTCGCCCGCGAGGCCGACGGCGAGGACCGGTGCTCCGGGCACCGGACCTTCGACGTCGTCCTCACCCTGGCCGTGGTGGGGATCGGCGCCCTCAGCGTCGCCCTCGGCCTGGCCGCCGCACCGGTCTCCCGGGTGCTGGCCCCGGGACTGGACGGCGAGGCCGCCGACCTGCTCGTGCTGCTCACCCGGATCGTCCTCGTGACGACGGTGCTCGTCGCCGCGACCGATCTGCTGGTGGCCCTGGCCCAGGCGCACGGGGTCTTCCGCTGGGGTGCCCTGCAGGGGGTGCCGTTCAACCTCGTCATGATCGCCGCCGCCGGGCTGCTGGGGCCGCGCATCGGCGTGGTCGCCCTCGCGGTCGGCTTCGTCGTCGGGTCGCTCGCGCGGCTGGCCCTGCAGCTGGTCCCCGTCGCCCGGCACCGCTGGCCGGTCCGCCCCCGTCTCGACCTGCGGTCGCCGGGGGTCAGGGAGATCGGCTGGCTGCTGCCCCCGCTGCTCCTCGGCCAGGCGATGCTCAACGTCAACACCATCGTCGACCGGGCCGTGGCCTCCACCGTCGGGGACGGGGCGGTGACCGCGGTCTTCCTGGGCTGGCGGCTGGTCAACCTGCCCGAGATGCTCGTCGTGGCGGCGCTCGTGGCGCCGCTCTACCCGGCCATGGCGGCGGCGGCGGGAGCGCAGGACCGGGAGCGGCTGCGCGCCCTGGTGCACCGCGGTCTCGCGGTCTCGCTGACCCTCCTCGCGCCCGTCGCCGTCGCCTTCTTCGCCGCCCCGCAGCAGGTGGTCACCCTGGCGTTCGGCCGGGGGGCCTTCGACGAGCGCGCGGTGCAGGTCACCGCGGTGGCCGTCGTGTGCTTCCTGCCGGGGTTGCTGGCGCTGGCCTGCCGGCAGGTGCTCGTCAGCGCGTGCTACGCGGTCGGCGACACCCGCGGGCCGGTGGCCGTGGGCGTGCTGGCGATGGTCGTCAACGTCGTCGGGGACCTGACGCTCGCCCCCGTCCTCGGCGTGGCCGGGATCGTCGTGGCGACGTCGGCGTCGCTGCTGGTGGCCGCGGTGCTGACCGGCTGGCTCGCGGCCCGCCGGCACGGCCTGGTGCCCGGCCGGAGCACGGTGCCGATGCTAGGCCGCGCCGCGGTCGCGGGCCTGGGTGCGGCCCTGACCACGTGGTACGTCGTGCGGCTGGCGGGCCTGGAGCAGGCCTGGGCGGGCGCCGGCCTGGCCCTTGTCGTCGCCGCCGTGACCTACCAGCTCGCGCTCGCGCTGCTGCGGGCCCCGGAGCGCTACGTCGCCCTCCAGGTGGTGCGGCAGGTGCGCCGGCGCTGA
- a CDS encoding DUF4212 domain-containing protein — protein MLDVDQRREYWRRNVRLMSVLLVIWALVSFGAGILFVDVLNAVSIFGIPLGFWFAQQGAIIVFVLLIAFYVWRMDKLDAEFGITEYEQEVHHQ, from the coding sequence ATGCTTGACGTCGACCAACGACGTGAGTACTGGCGGCGCAACGTCCGCCTGATGTCGGTCCTACTGGTGATCTGGGCCCTGGTGTCCTTCGGCGCCGGCATCCTCTTCGTCGACGTGCTCAACGCCGTGAGCATCTTCGGCATACCGCTCGGGTTCTGGTTCGCCCAGCAGGGCGCGATCATCGTCTTCGTGCTGCTCATCGCCTTCTACGTCTGGCGGATGGACAAGCTGGACGCGGAGTTCGGCATCACCGAGTACGAGCAGGAGGTGCATCACCAGTGA